The sequence below is a genomic window from Desulfobulbus oligotrophicus.
CATCCACTCCTCAACCAGGGGTTCAGCCTGGGCTGCCTGGACAACCTCTATGGCAAAAAAACGTAATTCATCCGTGGTGAATCCGGCCAGGAGCTTGGCCATGAACGGGAGTACGAAACGAGGTCCCAGCCGGTCATCTTTGCGGGCCTGGTCAGTAAACCAGAGCAATAAGGTGGTGAACAGTTCAGCCTGGGGCAGTCGCAGGGCCTGCTTGTTTCTACCGAAAATCAGCAGTGGAAAGAGTGTCTGGTACGTTTCGATCAGGGTGGCGACGATCGCAGGCAGCGGTCGCCCGGCCAGCTGGATGTCGGCACGGGGAAGAATGGCGGCGAGCTGTTCCGGAATCAGACGGTACTGCAGTCGCTGCAACTGAAAACGGAACACAGCCTGTCCTATATCGCGAAAAATACAGGTGTTGTCGAAATCAAAGACTGCAACCGGTTCGTTAGCTTGCGGCCGGGTGGTCACGGTGGCCAACCAGTCCATGATGCGTGCCAGGTTTTCCGGAAACCAGTTTTCTTCACTGTCCGGTGTTTCTGCAGATGTCTGTGGTGTTGTTGCGGATGAGATCATCGTTTGTACTGTGCGCAAGAGGTCATCGAGCGAAACGGGTATAAAGACCTAACGATCATGACGGCCTATATACGCTAAAGTGCCGCAGATTGCATGAATTATCTGGTCTCGTTGATCGGGGGGATCAAGGTTTTCTCTTTTTTCGTTGCCGTGTGCCGGGAGCCGATGATCCGGCAGGTCGTCCGGCAGCACTGATAATGGCGGCTTTCTGACGCTCGCGGCCGGTTTCACTCTTTTCAACAAAACAGGGTGCATTGGTAAAGGGGTTGATCTCAGTCCAGTACATCAAAGTGGACCATGTGCTGGGGGTGGGGGTAAAGAGCTGTATCTGACGAGGTAACAGGTGGAGTTCCTGTTTGCAGAAGCTGCGCAGCCTCTCCATGGCCGCAAAGGTGCAACCGGGATGTGCTGCGATGAGATAGTAGGTGAGAAATTGATCGAGCCGCTCCTCTTTGGTCAGCCGGGTGAACAGGGTGCGAAAGGTGAGAAGATCCTGGGGGCCTGATTTTCCCATGGCGGCCAGCACAGCCGGATCACTGTGTTCCGGAGCGATTTTCATCTGACCGGAGATATGGTGACGAA
It includes:
- a CDS encoding haloacid dehalogenase-like hydrolase, translating into MISSATTPQTSAETPDSEENWFPENLARIMDWLATVTTRPQANEPVAVFDFDNTCIFRDIGQAVFRFQLQRLQYRLIPEQLAAILPRADIQLAGRPLPAIVATLIETYQTLFPLLIFGRNKQALRLPQAELFTTLLLWFTDQARKDDRLGPRFVLPFMAKLLAGFTTDELRFFAIEVVQAAQAEPLVEEWMRTEAPDPIGPIETSFPLGLHLHPEMLALMHRLAAQGVERYVISASAEWLVEGAVRWLGFPIPADHIYGIRVGLDSGEVLTIKDPSGYPVTYREGKAAIIAHFLNDRPLLVAGDADTDYEMLTLPTADIRLLINRRQSGLISSLYTDPRILLQGLDLTNGRFRPSRETIG